Proteins encoded within one genomic window of Mesorhizobium sp. AR10:
- a CDS encoding 2-hydroxyacid dehydrogenase, with protein sequence MAGKKRPLVVITRKLPDPVETRMRELFDARLNVEDRPMTQPELVAAVKEADVLVPTITDHIDAALIAQAGENLKLIANFGNGVDKIDVEAAAKKGITVTNTPNVLTEDTADMTMALMLAVPRRLAEGANVLTGDKKWAGWSPTWMLGRRIWGKRLGIVGMGRIGTAVARRAKAFGLSIHYHNRHRVLPAVEEGLEATYWESLDQMLARMDIISVNCPSTPATFHLLSARRLALMQPSAYIVNTARGDIIDEESLVKLIQDGKIAGAGLDVYEHEPALNSKLLKLAAKGKVVLLPHMGSATLEGRIDMGEKVIINIRAFVDGHRPPDRVLPLRT encoded by the coding sequence ATGGCAGGCAAAAAACGGCCTCTCGTCGTCATCACGCGCAAGCTGCCTGATCCGGTCGAGACCCGCATGCGCGAATTGTTCGACGCCCGGCTGAATGTCGAGGACCGGCCGATGACGCAGCCGGAACTGGTCGCGGCGGTCAAGGAGGCCGACGTTCTGGTGCCGACCATAACCGACCATATCGACGCGGCGCTGATCGCCCAGGCCGGCGAGAACCTCAAACTGATCGCCAATTTCGGCAATGGCGTCGACAAGATCGACGTCGAGGCGGCGGCCAAGAAGGGCATCACCGTCACCAACACGCCGAACGTGCTGACAGAAGATACGGCCGATATGACCATGGCGCTGATGCTGGCGGTGCCGCGGCGGCTGGCGGAAGGCGCCAATGTGCTGACCGGCGACAAGAAATGGGCCGGCTGGTCTCCGACCTGGATGCTCGGCCGGCGCATATGGGGCAAGCGGCTCGGTATCGTCGGCATGGGCCGCATCGGCACTGCCGTCGCCAGGCGGGCCAAGGCCTTCGGTCTTTCGATCCACTACCACAACCGCCATCGCGTGCTGCCGGCGGTCGAGGAAGGGCTGGAAGCGACCTACTGGGAAAGTCTTGACCAGATGCTTGCCCGCATGGACATCATCTCGGTCAATTGCCCATCGACCCCGGCAACCTTCCACCTGCTTTCGGCGCGGCGGCTGGCGCTTATGCAACCGTCCGCTTACATCGTCAACACGGCGCGTGGCGACATCATCGACGAGGAGTCGCTGGTCAAGCTCATCCAGGACGGCAAGATCGCCGGCGCCGGGCTCGATGTCTATGAGCACGAGCCGGCGTTGAACTCGAAATTGCTGAAGCTTGCCGCCAAGGGCAAGGTCGTGCTGTTGCCGCATATGGGTTCGGCGACGCTCGAAGGCCGTATCGACATGGGCGAAAAGGTCATCATCAACATCCGGGCGTTCGTCGATGGCCACCGCCCGCCGGACCGGGTGCTGCCGCTACGGACGTGA
- the fabB gene encoding beta-ketoacyl-ACP synthase I, producing the protein MRRVVVTGLGIVSSIGNNANEVQTSLHDAKSGISFSDSFAEHGFRCQVWGAPSLDPSAMIDRRAMRFLSQGAAWNHVAMDQAIADAGLGENDITNERTGIVMGSGGPSTRTIVEAAETTLKNGSPKRIGPFAVPKAMSSTASATLATWFKIHGVNYSISSACSTSAHCIGNGYELIHWGKQDMVFAGGHEDLDWTMSDLFDAMGAMSSKFNDRASAASRAYDVNRDGFVIAGGAGVLVLEELEHAKARGAKIYAEIVGYGATSDGYDMVAPSGEGAVRCMRQALATVSSPVDYINTHGTSTPVGDSKEMGAIREVFGDKIPFITSTKSLTGHSLGAAGVQESIYSILMMQGGFIGESAHIETLDPEFEGMPIVRQRIDNARIDTVLSNSFGFGGTNATLIFQRYSA; encoded by the coding sequence ATGAGACGGGTCGTAGTCACAGGCCTCGGCATCGTGTCGTCGATCGGCAACAATGCCAACGAGGTGCAGACCTCGCTCCATGATGCCAAATCCGGCATCAGCTTTTCCGATTCCTTCGCCGAGCATGGCTTCCGTTGCCAGGTCTGGGGAGCGCCATCGCTCGACCCGTCCGCCATGATCGACCGTCGCGCCATGCGCTTCCTAAGCCAAGGTGCTGCCTGGAACCACGTCGCCATGGATCAGGCGATTGCGGATGCCGGCCTTGGCGAGAACGACATCACCAACGAGCGCACCGGCATCGTCATGGGCTCGGGCGGACCGTCCACCAGAACCATCGTCGAGGCGGCCGAAACCACGCTCAAGAACGGCAGCCCCAAGCGCATCGGGCCGTTCGCGGTGCCGAAAGCGATGTCGTCGACCGCTTCGGCGACGCTCGCCACCTGGTTCAAGATTCACGGCGTCAACTATTCGATCTCTTCGGCCTGCTCGACCTCGGCCCATTGCATCGGCAATGGCTACGAACTGATCCACTGGGGCAAGCAGGACATGGTCTTTGCCGGCGGCCACGAGGATCTCGACTGGACGATGTCGGACCTGTTCGATGCGATGGGCGCCATGTCGTCCAAGTTCAACGACCGGGCATCGGCCGCCTCGCGCGCCTATGATGTCAATCGCGACGGTTTCGTCATTGCCGGCGGCGCCGGCGTGCTGGTTCTGGAAGAGCTGGAGCATGCCAAGGCGCGCGGCGCCAAGATCTATGCCGAGATCGTCGGCTATGGCGCGACCTCCGATGGCTACGACATGGTGGCGCCCTCGGGTGAAGGCGCGGTGCGCTGCATGCGGCAGGCACTGGCGACCGTCTCTTCGCCGGTCGACTACATCAACACGCACGGCACCTCGACGCCGGTCGGCGACTCCAAGGAAATGGGCGCGATCCGCGAGGTGTTCGGCGACAAGATACCTTTCATCACCTCGACGAAATCGCTGACCGGCCACTCGCTGGGTGCGGCCGGCGTGCAGGAATCGATCTATTCGATCCTGATGATGCAAGGCGGCTTCATCGGCGAAAGCGCCCATATCGAGACCCTCGATCCGGAATTCGAGGGCATGCCGATCGTGCGACAGCGCATCGATAACGCCAGGATCGACACTGTTTTGTCCAATTCGTTCGGTTTCGGTGGCACCAACGCAACGCTGATTTTCCAGCGCTATTCCGCATAA
- the irrA gene encoding iron response transcriptional regulator IrrA has translation MDLGCRKENVAVDKRVREAGLRPTRQRIALADLLFAKGDRHLSAEELHEEAIAAGVPVSLATVYNALHQFTQAGLLRILAVEGSKTYFDTNTSDHHHFYIEGENRIFDIASGPVTVSNLPEPPEGMEIANVDIVVRLRPKRCD, from the coding sequence ATGGATCTGGGCTGCCGGAAGGAAAATGTCGCTGTGGACAAGCGGGTGCGCGAAGCCGGGCTGAGGCCGACACGCCAGCGCATCGCGCTGGCCGATCTGCTTTTCGCCAAGGGCGACCGTCATCTTTCGGCCGAAGAGCTGCACGAGGAGGCGATCGCCGCCGGTGTGCCGGTATCGCTGGCCACGGTCTATAATGCCCTGCACCAGTTCACCCAGGCGGGTCTTCTGCGCATTCTGGCGGTCGAGGGTTCGAAGACCTATTTCGACACCAACACCTCCGATCACCATCACTTCTATATCGAAGGCGAAAACAGGATCTTCGATATCGCCAGCGGTCCGGTGACGGTTTCCAACCTGCCGGAACCGCCTGAAGGCATGGAGATCGCCAATGTCGATATCGTGGTGAGGCTGCGCCCGAAACGCTGCGATTAA
- a CDS encoding SH3 domain-containing protein, giving the protein MSGFASLRLAFSAAVLGAFLCCPQVAAQSAAAPAQTITLGPSGLPLPRFVSLKSGRVNSRVGPGVNYSVDWMYMKAGLPMEIVQEFDTWRRVRDADGSEGWINQSLLSGRRTAIVAPWQRGKGARINLLDDPQKDASVIAIVEPGVMGTIKSCDGQWCEMTFDGHTGWLAQSLVWGAYPGEHVKN; this is encoded by the coding sequence GTGTCTGGTTTCGCGTCGCTTCGCCTGGCCTTCAGCGCAGCAGTTCTTGGCGCTTTCCTTTGTTGCCCGCAGGTGGCGGCGCAAAGCGCGGCAGCACCCGCGCAGACCATCACGCTTGGGCCGAGCGGCCTGCCGCTGCCGCGTTTCGTCAGCCTGAAATCGGGCCGCGTCAATTCCCGCGTCGGACCAGGCGTCAACTACTCCGTCGACTGGATGTACATGAAAGCCGGGCTGCCGATGGAAATCGTCCAGGAATTCGATACCTGGCGTCGTGTGCGTGACGCAGACGGTTCGGAAGGCTGGATCAACCAGTCGCTGCTTTCAGGCCGCCGCACCGCGATCGTCGCCCCTTGGCAGCGCGGCAAGGGCGCCCGAATCAACCTTCTCGACGACCCGCAGAAGGATGCGAGCGTCATCGCCATCGTCGAGCCGGGGGTCATGGGCACGATCAAGTCCTGCGACGGCCAATGGTGCGAAATGACTTTCGATGGCCACACCGGCTGGCTCGCTCAGTCGCTTGTCTGGGGCGCCTATCCGGGCGAGCACGTCAAGAACTGA
- the fabI gene encoding enoyl-ACP reductase FabI translates to MDGLMKGKRGLVMGVANDHSIAWGIARKLSEHGAELAFTYQGDAFGRRVKPLAEKIGAALVVHCDVEDSASVAATFETLGKEWGGLDFVVHAIGFSDKNELKGLYADTSRDNFTRTMIISCYSFTEVARHAAALMKDGGSMITLTYAGSVRVMPNYNVMGVAKAGLEASVRYLANDYGPRGIRVNGISAGPVRTLAGAGISDARHMFSYQQRNSPLRRTVTIDEVGGSALYLLSDLSSGVTGEIHYVDSGYHIVSMPTLDELKQTDGGRD, encoded by the coding sequence ATGGACGGACTGATGAAGGGCAAGCGCGGGCTTGTCATGGGTGTCGCCAACGACCATTCGATCGCTTGGGGCATCGCCCGGAAATTGTCTGAACATGGGGCGGAACTCGCCTTCACCTATCAGGGCGATGCCTTCGGGCGTCGGGTCAAGCCACTCGCCGAGAAGATTGGCGCGGCGCTGGTCGTCCACTGCGATGTCGAAGACAGCGCGTCGGTCGCTGCCACATTCGAGACCTTGGGCAAGGAATGGGGCGGGCTCGACTTCGTCGTCCATGCCATCGGCTTTTCCGACAAGAACGAGCTGAAGGGCCTCTACGCCGACACCAGCCGCGACAATTTCACCCGCACCATGATCATCTCCTGCTACTCCTTCACCGAAGTCGCCCGCCATGCCGCCGCGCTGATGAAGGACGGCGGCTCGATGATCACGCTGACCTATGCCGGCTCCGTCCGCGTCATGCCGAACTACAACGTCATGGGCGTCGCCAAGGCCGGGCTCGAGGCCAGTGTCCGCTATCTGGCCAACGACTATGGGCCGCGCGGCATCAGGGTGAACGGCATATCGGCGGGACCGGTGCGAACGCTGGCGGGTGCCGGGATTTCGGACGCGCGCCACATGTTTTCCTACCAGCAGCGCAACTCGCCACTGCGCCGTACGGTGACCATCGACGAGGTCGGTGGTTCCGCGCTCTACCTTCTGTCGGACCTGTCGTCGGGTGTCACCGGCGAAATCCACTATGTCGATTCCGGCTATCACATCGTCTCCATGCCGACGCTCGACGAGTTGAAGCAGACGGATGGCGGGCGGGACTAG
- a CDS encoding aconitase X swivel domain-containing protein — translation MSAIPEILVPGRSGEGEALVLTAPISFWGGVDPKTGRIADVRHPQHGENLSGRVLFLPGTIGSSSASAVLLELVHNGHAPAALVLHEPDAILLLGLIVAREMGWETPMALRLGRDVFEAYRGSNVKVADDGALAIAT, via the coding sequence ATGAGCGCCATTCCTGAAATCCTGGTGCCGGGCAGGAGCGGCGAAGGCGAGGCGTTGGTGCTGACCGCGCCCATCAGCTTCTGGGGCGGCGTCGATCCGAAGACCGGCCGCATCGCCGATGTCCGTCATCCGCAGCATGGTGAAAACCTTTCCGGGCGTGTGCTGTTCCTGCCCGGCACGATCGGCTCGTCCTCTGCGTCCGCCGTGCTGCTCGAACTCGTCCACAACGGCCATGCACCGGCAGCACTCGTCTTGCATGAGCCGGACGCCATCCTGCTGCTTGGGCTGATCGTTGCCAGGGAAATGGGCTGGGAGACGCCGATGGCACTGCGGCTCGGCCGCGATGTCTTCGAGGCCTATCGCGGAAGCAATGTGAAAGTCGCGGACGACGGCGCTCTCGCGATCGCTACCTAG
- a CDS encoding aconitase X catalytic domain-containing protein: MSLALNPEEQAIASGHDGAAMAMRIVIESARLLGAPRLIPIASAHIDGALYHGDSGTLFAERLVEGSARVAVRSTLNVGALDLMGCSRVRLEEPARGMARRMMEAYRKLGCEQSWTCAPYQAGHRPALGTDVAWGESNAVVFCNSVLGARTNRYGDFLDIACAISGRAPDYGLHRAENRRARLVFDVSRLSASFLGSEVAWPILGSLYGREVGNAVGVVTGVPSQPGEDALKAFGAAAASSGAVGLFHIASVTPEAPDAETILAGAAPDTVIRVTPEMIASARAGLSTTATPTTIDAVAIGSPHLSPVEFDTLERLIAGRRLSVPIYACTGRHVLSALEQNGRRKALEATGVIIVADTCVVVTPILPDLAGGVLMTNSGKFAHYAPGNTGYSVLYGSLVDCVESAVLGKPKFTDFAA; encoded by the coding sequence GTGAGCCTCGCACTCAACCCCGAGGAACAGGCCATCGCCTCTGGCCACGACGGTGCCGCGATGGCCATGCGCATCGTGATCGAAAGCGCCCGCCTGCTCGGCGCGCCGCGGCTGATCCCGATTGCCTCGGCGCATATTGACGGCGCGCTCTATCACGGTGATTCCGGCACGCTCTTCGCCGAAAGACTGGTCGAGGGCAGCGCCCGGGTCGCGGTGCGCTCGACGCTCAATGTCGGGGCGCTCGACCTCATGGGCTGTTCACGCGTGCGCCTCGAAGAACCGGCTCGCGGCATGGCGCGGCGGATGATGGAAGCCTACCGCAAGCTTGGCTGCGAACAGAGCTGGACCTGCGCGCCCTACCAGGCCGGACACCGACCGGCACTGGGAACCGACGTCGCCTGGGGCGAGTCCAACGCCGTGGTGTTCTGCAATTCTGTTCTGGGCGCGCGCACCAACCGCTATGGCGATTTCCTCGACATCGCCTGTGCCATATCAGGCCGCGCGCCCGACTACGGTCTGCATCGCGCCGAGAACCGCCGGGCGCGGCTGGTGTTCGACGTTTCCCGGCTTTCCGCATCGTTCCTCGGTTCGGAGGTCGCGTGGCCGATTCTTGGCAGCCTCTATGGCCGCGAGGTCGGCAATGCCGTCGGTGTTGTCACCGGCGTGCCGAGCCAGCCCGGCGAGGATGCGTTGAAGGCATTTGGTGCGGCGGCGGCATCGTCGGGCGCGGTCGGTCTTTTCCACATCGCGAGCGTGACGCCCGAGGCGCCCGACGCCGAGACCATTCTGGCTGGTGCGGCGCCTGATACAGTCATCCGCGTGACGCCTGAGATGATCGCATCGGCGCGCGCCGGACTTTCGACAACAGCAACGCCAACGACCATCGATGCGGTGGCGATTGGCAGCCCGCATCTGTCACCCGTCGAATTCGACACGCTGGAGCGACTGATCGCCGGACGGCGGCTCAGCGTGCCGATCTATGCCTGCACCGGACGCCATGTGCTTTCCGCGCTCGAACAGAACGGCCGGCGCAAGGCGCTCGAAGCAACCGGGGTCATTATCGTTGCCGACACTTGCGTGGTGGTGACGCCGATCCTGCCCGACCTTGCCGGCGGTGTCCTGATGACCAACTCGGGGAAATTCGCGCACTACGCGCCAGGCAATACAGGTTATTCGGTGCTCTACGGATCACTGGTCGACTGCGTCGAGAGCGCCGTACTGGGTAAGCCAAAGTTTACGGATTTTGCCGCATGA
- the fabA gene encoding 3-hydroxyacyl-[acyl-carrier-protein] dehydratase FabA translates to MAGSKSSYGYEELLACARGELFGPGNAQLPYPPMLMFDRITEISETGGAFDKGFIRAEFDIKPDLWFFACHFIGNPIMPGCLGLDAMWQLTGFYLGWLGEPGKGMALSTGEVKFKGMVTPSVKKVEYGIDFKRVMRGRLVLGIADGWLKADGEPIYAATDLKVGLSKQSAVA, encoded by the coding sequence ATGGCGGGTTCGAAATCCAGCTACGGTTATGAAGAATTGCTGGCCTGCGCCCGCGGCGAGTTGTTCGGGCCTGGCAATGCCCAGTTGCCCTATCCGCCGATGCTGATGTTCGACCGCATCACCGAGATCAGCGAGACGGGCGGCGCCTTCGACAAGGGCTTCATCCGCGCGGAATTCGACATCAAGCCGGACCTGTGGTTCTTCGCCTGCCATTTCATTGGCAATCCGATCATGCCGGGGTGCCTTGGCCTCGACGCCATGTGGCAGTTGACGGGATTCTACCTCGGCTGGCTCGGCGAGCCGGGCAAGGGAATGGCGCTGTCGACCGGCGAAGTGAAGTTCAAGGGCATGGTGACGCCGTCGGTCAAGAAGGTGGAATACGGCATCGACTTCAAGCGTGTGATGCGTGGCCGGCTGGTGCTTGGTATTGCCGATGGCTGGCTGAAAGCCGATGGCGAGCCCATATACGCGGCGACGGATCTCAAGGTGGGTCTGTCAAAGCAATCGGCGGTCGCCTGA
- a CDS encoding putative bifunctional diguanylate cyclase/phosphodiesterase translates to MRAVSNPKRTPVFRLLTVASSGMGSFVLGLWGLKLGFGDDLIGMQAETVVGITSALCALAAAGAALSFFAGVDESVEYVVNETHFDKLTGLLARPAMVGKIGEAASATIKTGEPMFLIDIDIDRFKQINDAIGYSNGDELIRAFTKRLKACMPEGVLMGRIGAGEFAVLLPDHEIRGSMEKVVEKLIDEMMQPYQLNSHLQSVGLSVGIVAIPKDGVEPVLVLRRSNLALQNARASGVGNWSVFHADLGRVADYRQWIESELHTAFDRGDFDLHYQPQLDLPSGRIIGYEALIRWKHPERGMIPPMEFIPIAEETGMIGPIGEWVLRKACSDARHLPAECFVAVNISPVQFMTKDFVGIVRETMASTGIKPSRLELEVTETAMMQDRDRAAIILRQLADMGISVAIDDFGTGYSNLSYLIDFAFGKLKIDRSFVSRIDTDASSGAVVSTIVGLSRALGVSIIAEGVETENQATLLRAAGCEVMQGFLFGRPAPLAIKPGEVRTIVSMREPRVASVH, encoded by the coding sequence ATGCGTGCCGTCAGCAACCCAAAGCGAACACCTGTGTTCCGGCTGCTCACAGTCGCCAGCTCGGGCATGGGCAGTTTCGTCCTCGGGCTCTGGGGCCTGAAGCTCGGTTTCGGCGACGATCTTATCGGCATGCAGGCAGAAACAGTGGTCGGCATCACGTCGGCACTTTGTGCGCTCGCCGCCGCCGGAGCCGCCTTGTCCTTCTTCGCTGGCGTCGATGAATCGGTCGAGTACGTCGTCAATGAAACCCATTTCGACAAGCTGACCGGCCTGCTGGCGCGCCCGGCGATGGTCGGCAAGATAGGCGAGGCCGCGTCTGCGACGATCAAGACCGGCGAGCCGATGTTTCTGATCGATATCGACATCGATCGCTTCAAGCAGATCAACGACGCCATCGGCTACAGCAATGGCGACGAGCTGATCCGCGCCTTCACCAAGCGACTCAAGGCTTGCATGCCCGAAGGTGTGCTGATGGGACGTATCGGCGCCGGCGAATTCGCGGTGCTGCTGCCGGATCACGAGATCCGAGGATCCATGGAAAAGGTGGTCGAGAAGCTCATCGACGAGATGATGCAGCCCTATCAGCTCAACTCCCACCTGCAATCGGTCGGCCTTTCGGTTGGCATCGTGGCGATACCCAAGGACGGCGTCGAGCCTGTCCTCGTCCTGCGCCGTTCCAATCTGGCGCTGCAGAATGCGCGCGCCAGCGGGGTGGGCAACTGGTCGGTCTTCCATGCCGATCTGGGCAGGGTGGCGGATTATCGCCAGTGGATCGAATCCGAACTGCACACTGCGTTCGATCGCGGTGATTTCGACCTTCACTACCAGCCGCAGCTCGACCTGCCGAGCGGCCGCATCATCGGTTACGAAGCGCTCATTCGCTGGAAGCACCCGGAACGCGGCATGATACCGCCGATGGAGTTCATTCCGATCGCGGAAGAAACCGGGATGATCGGCCCGATCGGCGAATGGGTGCTGCGCAAGGCCTGCAGCGACGCCCGTCACCTGCCAGCGGAGTGCTTCGTCGCCGTCAACATTTCGCCCGTGCAGTTCATGACCAAGGATTTCGTCGGCATCGTGCGCGAGACGATGGCAAGCACCGGCATCAAGCCGTCGCGGCTGGAGCTGGAAGTGACCGAGACGGCGATGATGCAGGATCGCGACCGCGCCGCCATCATCCTGCGGCAGCTTGCCGACATGGGCATCTCGGTGGCCATCGACGATTTCGGCACCGGTTATTCCAATCTAAGCTATCTGATCGATTTTGCGTTCGGCAAGCTGAAGATCGACCGCTCTTTCGTCAGCCGCATCGACACCGATGCCAGCTCCGGCGCGGTTGTCTCGACCATCGTCGGGCTTTCGCGGGCGCTTGGCGTCAGCATCATCGCCGAAGGCGTCGAGACCGAAAACCAGGCGACGCTGCTCAGGGCAGCCGGCTGCGAAGTGATGCAAGGTTTTCTGTTCGGCCGACCGGCGCCACTGGCGATCAAACCTGGCGAGGTCCGCACGATCGTCAGCATGCGCGAGCCGCGCGTCGCCAGCGTTCACTGA
- a CDS encoding class I SAM-dependent methyltransferase, translated as MSAEALKTLFHPFEAEAVALPRKGERVLFLGAEPGQRPPHGFEATLHLVQGFRPYFRALQAADFAVTPQTEGDGFDAALVLAGRHRGLNELRIAEALERVASGGSVVVAGGKAEGIASLRKRIDELVPLEGHLPKYHGIAFWFRRPADREAAENLRTANPALLVDGRFHTAPGMFSFDRIDTGSKLLVDNLPIDLRGSIADFCAGWGYVAAEVAARSPGISGLDLYEADFASLEAAKGNISSTAPAPGFFWIDLLSEAVERRYDAIVMNPPFHRSRATEPEIGAGMIRAAGKALKPGGRLYMVANRQLPYEPVLAAAFSSHVEIARDGMFKVFAARR; from the coding sequence ATGTCTGCTGAGGCGTTGAAGACGCTTTTCCATCCATTCGAGGCTGAGGCCGTCGCCTTGCCGCGGAAGGGTGAGCGCGTCCTCTTTCTCGGCGCCGAGCCCGGCCAGCGGCCACCTCACGGTTTCGAGGCCACGCTGCATCTGGTGCAAGGCTTCCGGCCGTATTTTCGAGCGCTGCAGGCGGCGGACTTCGCCGTTACGCCGCAAACTGAGGGCGACGGGTTCGATGCCGCGCTCGTGCTGGCCGGTCGGCATCGCGGCCTGAACGAATTGCGCATCGCTGAGGCCCTTGAGCGCGTGGCATCAGGCGGATCGGTCGTCGTTGCCGGCGGCAAGGCTGAGGGCATCGCCAGCCTGCGCAAGCGCATTGACGAGCTTGTGCCGCTTGAAGGCCATCTGCCGAAATATCACGGCATCGCCTTCTGGTTTCGCCGTCCCGCGGATAGGGAAGCTGCGGAAAACCTGCGCACCGCCAATCCTGCCTTGCTGGTTGACGGCCGTTTCCACACGGCACCGGGCATGTTTTCCTTCGACAGGATCGACACCGGTTCGAAATTGCTGGTGGATAATCTGCCCATCGACCTGCGTGGCAGCATAGCCGATTTCTGCGCCGGCTGGGGCTATGTGGCGGCCGAGGTTGCAGCGCGCTCGCCCGGCATATCGGGGCTCGACCTCTACGAGGCGGACTTCGCCTCGCTTGAAGCGGCCAAGGGTAACATCAGCAGCACAGCCCCGGCACCAGGCTTCTTCTGGATAGATCTGCTGAGCGAAGCCGTCGAGCGGCGCTATGATGCGATCGTTATGAACCCGCCCTTCCACCGCAGCCGGGCGACCGAACCGGAGATCGGCGCCGGCATGATCCGCGCGGCAGGCAAGGCGCTGAAGCCGGGTGGGCGGCTTTACATGGTGGCGAACCGCCAGCTTCCCTACGAGCCGGTGCTGGCCGCGGCCTTTTCCAGCCACGTCGAGATTGCCCGCGACGGCATGTTCAAGGTCTTTGCCGCCCGTCGATGA